One genomic window of Candidatus Nitrospira inopinata includes the following:
- a CDS encoding MBL fold metallo-hydrolase: MRLTILGSGTNVHPARAAAGYLVRTDQTILLDFGPRTLMNLIKTGMDRHRVTHVLFSHLHADHFSDFITFFFDALIYTKHEGGHRPDLTLIGPRGTKRLIQGIMATFPSFSNPPFRVYIKEVEGRSFRIGDTLVIPKPVVHVPDLNCVGYRLEYRNKTLVYSGDAQYCDSLVRLCRDADLAVLDCSFPANRPGPVHMHAGECGRVAREAGVDRLVLSHFYPVADREDVTGQAAEEYGGRIRKGKDLLTIQI, from the coding sequence ATGCGCCTGACGATTCTCGGCTCAGGGACCAATGTTCATCCCGCCAGAGCCGCCGCCGGCTATCTGGTGCGGACGGACCAGACCATTCTGCTGGATTTCGGCCCGCGCACGTTGATGAATCTCATCAAAACCGGCATGGATCGCCATCGGGTGACCCATGTACTCTTTTCTCATTTGCACGCGGATCACTTCTCGGATTTCATCACCTTTTTCTTCGACGCGTTGATCTACACCAAACATGAAGGAGGCCACCGTCCGGATCTGACCCTCATCGGTCCCAGAGGGACGAAGCGGCTGATCCAAGGCATCATGGCCACGTTTCCGAGCTTTTCCAACCCGCCGTTCCGGGTCTATATCAAAGAGGTGGAAGGACGATCCTTCCGGATCGGCGACACGCTCGTGATTCCCAAGCCGGTCGTCCACGTACCGGATTTGAATTGCGTGGGATATCGGTTGGAATATCGGAACAAGACGCTCGTCTATTCAGGGGATGCCCAGTACTGCGACAGTCTCGTTCGCCTCTGTCGCGACGCCGATCTCGCCGTGTTGGATTGCTCGTTCCCGGCCAATCGGCCCGGCCCCGTGCACATGCACGCGGGCGAATGCGGTCGGGTCGCGCGGGAGGCCGGAGTGGATCGCCTCGTGCTGTCGCACTTCTATCCGGTGGCGGATCGCGAGGACGTCACAGGTCAAGCGGCGGAAGAGTACGGAGGACGAATCCGGAAAGGAAAGGACCTGCTGACCATTCAGATCTAA
- a CDS encoding SirB1 family protein yields MLVPESQIRALIRLLSDRDDRIVRTISGKLISIGNPAVPLLQEAEIEQPEMADRIAAVLEEIRWNRIESELIELSARPDDAMSLEAGSFLIARYAYPSLDVSRYQAQLDMMAREVRARIGCRSSGEETVNALNRYVFAEQGFKGNTKNYYEPENSYLNRVIDRRMGIPISLSVVYLLIGQRLGLPLLGIGMPGHFLVKYESKRYSVFIDCFNGGALLTEKNCARFLTEAGYGFDDKYLQPSPVRAILARMAKNLCSIYAKMNEPVKSTRLITFMEILGGPSREEGL; encoded by the coding sequence ATGCTCGTTCCAGAAAGCCAAATTCGGGCGTTGATCCGCCTGCTTTCTGACCGGGACGACCGCATCGTCCGCACCATCAGCGGCAAGCTGATCTCGATCGGCAACCCGGCCGTGCCGCTGTTGCAGGAGGCGGAGATCGAGCAGCCGGAGATGGCCGATCGCATCGCCGCCGTGCTGGAGGAAATTCGCTGGAACCGGATCGAGAGCGAGCTGATCGAGCTGTCGGCCCGTCCGGACGACGCGATGAGCCTGGAAGCCGGTTCCTTTCTGATCGCCCGTTACGCCTATCCGTCCCTCGACGTATCGCGGTATCAAGCCCAACTCGACATGATGGCGCGGGAGGTGCGGGCCCGCATCGGTTGCCGATCCTCCGGAGAGGAAACCGTCAACGCGCTCAACCGCTACGTCTTCGCCGAGCAGGGGTTCAAAGGCAACACCAAGAATTACTACGAACCGGAAAACAGCTACCTGAACCGTGTCATCGACCGACGGATGGGCATTCCGATCAGCCTGTCCGTCGTCTATTTGCTGATCGGACAGCGTCTGGGCCTGCCGCTTCTCGGCATCGGCATGCCCGGTCATTTTTTGGTGAAATACGAATCCAAACGGTATTCCGTCTTCATCGACTGCTTCAACGGCGGCGCCTTGCTCACGGAAAAGAACTGCGCGCGGTTCTTGACCGAGGCCGGATACGGATTCGACGATAAGTACCTGCAACCCAGCCCCGTGCGGGCCATTCTCGCCCGTATGGCGAAGAACCTCTGTTCGATCTACGCCAAAATGAACGAACCGGTCAAATCCACTCGTTTGATCACATTTATGGAAATCTTGGGCGGCCCCTCTCGGGAAGAGGGGCTTTGA
- a CDS encoding ABC transporter permease produces the protein MTEYWQEISALTMRWVRRLSREKFSMLFTLVQPMLFWLIFFGNLFQRAADTQVTQAPNYISFLAAGVVVMTVLNNGLAGGVDLLFDKENGFLERLMSAPIRRSSVILSRFIFVMTITSLQVLVILGVAFLFGVEPATGLLGVATILLIGMMFGVGLTAISMAMAFSVKSHGDFFSVLGFLSLPMIFLSSALVPLAAMPGWMSFLARFNPMTWAIDAVRPLILSGWSDALPHVAMVIPVMVVFDAICLYGGAKAFRRAMG, from the coding sequence ATGACGGAATACTGGCAGGAAATCAGCGCGTTGACCATGCGGTGGGTGCGTCGGCTGAGCCGCGAAAAGTTCAGCATGTTGTTCACGCTGGTGCAGCCCATGCTGTTCTGGCTGATTTTTTTCGGCAATCTCTTCCAGCGGGCCGCCGACACGCAGGTGACGCAAGCCCCGAACTACATCAGCTTTCTGGCCGCCGGCGTGGTCGTGATGACCGTGTTGAACAACGGCCTGGCCGGAGGCGTCGATCTTTTGTTCGACAAAGAAAACGGCTTTCTCGAACGGCTGATGTCGGCCCCGATCAGAAGAAGCTCGGTCATTTTGAGCCGCTTCATTTTCGTGATGACGATCACGTCGCTGCAAGTCCTGGTCATCCTGGGCGTGGCGTTCCTGTTCGGCGTCGAGCCGGCGACGGGATTGCTCGGCGTCGCCACGATCCTCCTGATCGGCATGATGTTCGGCGTGGGGCTCACGGCCATCTCCATGGCCATGGCCTTTTCCGTCAAGAGTCACGGCGATTTCTTCTCGGTCCTGGGATTTCTCTCCCTCCCGATGATCTTCTTGAGTTCGGCGCTGGTGCCGCTGGCGGCGATGCCCGGCTGGATGAGCTTTCTCGCCCGCTTCAACCCCATGACCTGGGCCATCGACGCGGTCAGGCCGTTGATCCTCTCCGGCTGGAGCGACGCCTTGCCGCACGTCGCCATGGTGATACCGGTCATGGTGGTCTTCGACGCGATTTGTCTGTACGGAGGAGCCAAGGCGTTTCGCCGGGCGATGGGGTAG
- a CDS encoding ATP-binding cassette domain-containing protein, whose product MERAVAIEVNRLSKAYGAHQAVSDLSFHVYAGEIFGLLGPNGAGKSTTLRTLITLLHPTSGSASIFGHDTVREADTVRRLIGYVPQERAIDRFLTGREHLQLLSALYHLTKEEAAQRINELLKLVDLEAHADRPAKTYSGGMKRKLDIACGLLPDPKVLFLDEPTLGLDVQSRLRIWEYVRMLKARGLTVVMTTNYLDEADQLCDRLAIIDGGRIKALGSPTELKVALGGDIVSLTIKETDRIPGLESALANQPAIKTVRVTGNGLDIRVESPEKALPVILETANRLGCGIEFIEYHRPRLDDVFIAHTGRRITDTAEQPVE is encoded by the coding sequence ATGGAACGGGCCGTTGCGATCGAGGTCAACAGGCTGTCCAAAGCCTACGGCGCCCACCAAGCCGTGTCCGACCTGTCGTTTCACGTGTACGCGGGGGAGATTTTCGGTCTGTTGGGGCCGAACGGCGCGGGGAAGAGCACGACGCTCCGCACGCTCATCACCCTGCTGCATCCGACCTCCGGCTCCGCGTCCATTTTCGGCCATGACACGGTGCGCGAAGCGGACACGGTGCGGAGGCTGATCGGCTACGTCCCCCAAGAACGCGCGATCGACCGATTCCTGACCGGGCGAGAACATCTTCAACTGTTGAGCGCCCTCTATCATCTGACCAAGGAAGAAGCCGCCCAGCGAATCAATGAATTGCTGAAGCTCGTCGATCTGGAAGCGCACGCGGATCGACCGGCCAAGACCTATTCCGGCGGCATGAAGCGCAAGCTCGATATCGCCTGTGGTCTGCTCCCCGATCCCAAGGTCCTGTTTCTCGACGAACCGACGCTCGGTCTCGACGTGCAGAGCCGCCTCCGAATCTGGGAGTACGTGCGGATGCTCAAGGCGCGGGGCCTGACGGTCGTGATGACGACGAATTACCTGGACGAAGCGGACCAGCTCTGCGATCGACTCGCCATCATCGACGGCGGTCGCATCAAGGCGCTGGGCAGCCCTACGGAACTCAAGGTGGCGCTGGGCGGCGACATCGTCTCGCTCACGATCAAAGAAACGGACCGGATTCCCGGGCTGGAATCGGCGCTCGCCAACCAGCCGGCGATCAAAACGGTGCGGGTCACGGGGAACGGACTCGACATCCGGGTCGAATCCCCCGAGAAGGCGTTGCCGGTCATTCTTGAGACGGCCAATCGGCTCGGCTGCGGCATCGAATTCATCGAATACCATCGCCCGCGGCTGGACGACGTCTTCATCGCCCACACCGGACGGCGCATCACCGATACGGCGGAGCAACCGGTCGAGTAA
- a CDS encoding LON peptidase substrate-binding domain-containing protein, producing the protein MNPAPSHRGETVLIPDRLPVFPLPNVVLFPRTYLPLHVFEPRYRRMVADATKGDRCIAMALLKDGWEADYYGNPAIYSTLCIGRLVSVHPLPDGRSNIMLQGLIRCEIEREHFEKPYREATVRLKPEAADKELPPEVRRALMDMFERFLQTREDGATWQRLFRTEVSDEILVNTLSTHLECTPLEKQFLLEADGLLQRVRRLNDLIQFMLHDRHGSKGWE; encoded by the coding sequence GTGAATCCCGCTCCCTCGCACCGGGGGGAGACTGTGTTGATCCCCGATCGTCTCCCGGTGTTTCCCTTGCCGAATGTCGTTTTGTTTCCAAGGACTTATCTTCCTCTTCACGTCTTTGAACCGCGCTATCGCCGAATGGTGGCCGATGCGACCAAGGGCGACCGGTGCATTGCCATGGCCCTGCTCAAAGACGGATGGGAGGCGGACTATTACGGCAACCCGGCCATTTATTCCACCCTGTGCATCGGACGTCTCGTGAGCGTCCACCCCCTGCCGGACGGCCGATCGAACATCATGCTCCAGGGGCTCATCCGCTGCGAGATCGAACGCGAACATTTCGAGAAGCCCTATCGGGAAGCCACCGTTCGTCTGAAACCGGAGGCGGCGGACAAAGAATTGCCGCCGGAGGTTCGCCGCGCGTTGATGGACATGTTCGAGCGATTCCTCCAAACCAGAGAAGACGGCGCTACCTGGCAAAGGCTCTTTCGCACCGAAGTCAGCGACGAAATCCTCGTCAATACGCTCTCCACCCATTTGGAGTGCACGCCGTTGGAGAAGCAATTTTTGCTCGAGGCGGACGGGCTGCTCCAGCGAGTCCGTCGCCTGAACGATCTCATTCAATTCATGCTGCATGATCGGCACGGGTCAAAGGGCTGGGAATAA
- a CDS encoding lipocalin-like domain-containing protein: MDIGGLGVPPLLLAVSLVVCLVVWSAGDGLRAGDETPAASSFKQATTGYRFEFPRDHGAHPDFRTEWWYYTGHLRAKDGRTFGFELTFFRRAIPPEDVKTQPSQWSITQFYFAHFALTDLANGRFHFAEKVSRAGLGKAGADESRLRAWIDDWRAEMPAVASGPHSLVAKTDQFALSLTLQPAKPPVVHGLDGTSRKGAAEGQASHYYSFTRLATTGTVTVGAERFEVTGLSWMDHEFSSTDLSSDLVGWDWFSLQLTDDSELMLYRMRRNDGSSDPASSGTVVPPDGRARHLPVHDFTITSTATWTSPKSKAVYPARWRVTVPSLDLTLEVTPLLADQELQTGGSAAVTYWEGAVSVTGTKQGRPIGGQGYVELTGYAERVIQQL, encoded by the coding sequence ATGGATATCGGGGGCCTCGGTGTGCCGCCCCTGCTCCTTGCCGTCAGCCTGGTCGTATGCCTGGTCGTGTGGTCGGCCGGCGATGGTCTCCGGGCGGGAGATGAAACCCCCGCCGCCTCATCGTTCAAACAGGCTACGACCGGTTATCGATTTGAGTTTCCAAGAGACCATGGGGCGCATCCGGATTTTCGAACCGAATGGTGGTACTACACGGGTCACTTGCGGGCCAAGGACGGACGGACGTTCGGGTTTGAGCTCACGTTCTTTCGCCGAGCCATTCCGCCGGAGGACGTGAAGACCCAGCCGTCGCAGTGGTCGATCACGCAGTTCTATTTTGCCCACTTCGCCTTGACCGATCTCGCCAACGGTCGGTTTCATTTTGCCGAGAAGGTCAGCCGAGCCGGTTTGGGCAAGGCCGGCGCCGACGAGTCTCGGCTTCGTGCGTGGATCGACGATTGGCGGGCCGAGATGCCGGCCGTTGCTTCCGGACCGCACAGTCTCGTGGCCAAAACGGACCAATTCGCCTTGTCACTCACCCTTCAGCCGGCCAAACCCCCCGTCGTTCATGGTCTCGATGGGACCAGCCGAAAAGGGGCGGCGGAGGGACAGGCCTCGCACTACTATTCGTTTACCAGGCTGGCGACGACGGGGACCGTGACCGTTGGAGCGGAGCGGTTCGAGGTGACGGGGCTCAGTTGGATGGATCATGAATTCAGTTCAACCGATTTGAGTTCGGACCTGGTCGGGTGGGACTGGTTCAGCCTTCAATTGACCGACGACAGCGAGCTGATGCTCTATCGTATGCGCCGGAACGACGGATCATCCGATCCCGCCTCCAGCGGAACCGTGGTCCCGCCGGACGGCCGGGCCCGGCATCTCCCCGTCCACGACTTTACAATTACCTCAACCGCAACCTGGACCAGCCCGAAGAGCAAGGCCGTGTATCCCGCCCGATGGCGCGTGACGGTCCCCTCGCTGGATCTCACGTTGGAGGTGACTCCCTTACTGGCTGATCAGGAACTCCAAACCGGCGGCAGCGCCGCGGTCACCTATTGGGAAGGGGCGGTCTCAGTGACAGGAACCAAACAGGGCCGACCGATTGGCGGACAGGGGTACGTCGAGTTGACCGGCTATGCCGAACGGGTCATCCAGCAACTGTAA
- a CDS encoding efflux RND transporter periplasmic adaptor subunit produces MIRRNGGNWGRSVLLVLVVLLIGVALAAWKYESLQAERAGSADQPEPMETVAVAVARAVHHRPMTVSVGTVLALRSVMLKNELAGTVREVRLTPGQIVEQGALLVALDVSVEEAELKAHEVQAALARKVLARRQHLTEEFATTQEEVDRARADLEVAEAQIARTKAVIARKTIRAPFRARVGIADVHPGQYLEEGTFLTTLQSVDDAVHVDFTVPQQVAATLRNGETVEVVPAGDLPAITAKIVAIDARVDPTTRNAVVRARIERAGGTPAPGSSVRVRVPAGPSRAAVAVPASALRKGPAGDQVFVLAADRDGRTRAWARRVESGTLVGDEAVIHEGLAAGEQVAASGSFKLRDGVLVSVTGPAEPRSDEGRKTAEPAR; encoded by the coding sequence ATGATTCGTCGGAATGGTGGAAATTGGGGTCGATCGGTCCTGCTCGTTCTCGTGGTTCTTCTGATCGGCGTTGCGCTGGCCGCCTGGAAATATGAATCGCTCCAAGCGGAACGAGCTGGCTCAGCCGATCAGCCTGAGCCGATGGAAACCGTCGCCGTCGCCGTGGCACGGGCCGTTCACCATCGTCCCATGACCGTCTCGGTGGGGACGGTGCTGGCCCTTCGCTCGGTCATGCTGAAGAACGAACTCGCCGGCACGGTTCGGGAAGTCCGGCTCACGCCCGGGCAGATCGTCGAGCAGGGGGCGCTGTTGGTCGCTCTTGACGTCTCCGTCGAGGAGGCCGAGCTCAAGGCCCACGAGGTTCAAGCCGCGCTGGCCAGAAAAGTCCTGGCTCGCAGACAGCACCTGACGGAGGAGTTCGCCACGACGCAGGAAGAAGTCGATCGTGCGCGCGCCGATCTGGAGGTGGCGGAAGCGCAGATCGCCCGCACCAAGGCCGTCATTGCCCGCAAGACCATTCGGGCTCCGTTTCGCGCTCGGGTGGGGATCGCGGACGTTCATCCCGGCCAATACCTGGAGGAGGGAACCTTCTTGACGACCCTTCAGAGCGTTGACGATGCGGTACACGTGGATTTCACCGTTCCGCAACAGGTCGCGGCGACCTTACGGAACGGCGAGACGGTCGAGGTTGTTCCGGCCGGCGATCTCCCTGCGATAACGGCCAAGATCGTCGCCATCGACGCGCGCGTGGACCCGACGACGCGCAATGCCGTCGTGCGCGCGCGAATAGAACGCGCGGGTGGGACTCCGGCGCCCGGCTCTTCGGTGCGAGTCCGCGTGCCGGCGGGCCCGTCTCGGGCGGCCGTCGCCGTTCCGGCGAGCGCGCTGCGAAAGGGGCCGGCTGGAGACCAGGTCTTTGTGCTGGCGGCGGACCGGGACGGGAGAACCAGGGCTTGGGCCCGCCGGGTCGAAAGCGGGACCCTGGTGGGAGACGAGGCCGTCATCCATGAAGGATTGGCTGCCGGCGAACAGGTCGCCGCCTCCGGCTCCTTCAAACTGCGCGATGGAGTGTTGGTGAGCGTGACGGGACCAGCCGAGCCTCGATCCGACGAAGGCAGAAAAACCGCCGAGCCCGCACGATAA
- a CDS encoding efflux RND transporter permease subunit, which produces MHPESARPSFTNLFITHPVLAIVVNLVILIVGWRALIALPVQQYPTIENSEVVIKTLYYGASAETVQGFVSTPIERAVSSISGVDYVESTSRAGVSTVTVHLKLNHSSTAALAEVTARLQQVRSELPPEAEPPTIDVQRADRPYASFYLSFSSHERTVPAITDWLLRTLQPQLATLPGVQRVTFEGERQIAMRVWIDPDRLASFNLSPGDVQSALRRNNYLAAVGRTKGNLVQINLLADTDLRSAAEFEDLVVADRAGAIVRLKDVAGIERDAEEAVMVAKYDETEGVYLGIWPVPGVNEIDVGRRLREEVERIRPTLPPDIDMKLVWDATMFIRNALAEITKTLSETILIVAVVVFVFLGSVRTALVPLVAMPVSLIGAAAFMALFGFSLNLLTLLAIVLAVGLVVDDAIVVVENVERHVRMGRSRKEAAYAAARELVGPIVAMTITLATVYAPIGFQGGLSGSLFLEFAITLAVAVVLSGVVAVTLSPVMSAWSVRPQGREGLLARLVDRAFASLRRTYGRLLDGALAMRWSIVASALLVTAAAWPLFFFSRQELAPVEDQSHISLFFEAAPDSTVAATNRAHLDVVRAIAAIPETDYTWALTTAWGGFGGIVTKDWRERARSTEEMYDDVYGAVSQVPGLRVFPRLDPPLPTPGQYDVELVLQSEGSAETMLEAVAEVLSAAWRSGKFLYADTDLKIDLPQARAVLDRERIADLGLDLAAVGRELGTLLGGAYVNRFNYFDRSYKVIPQIGDKDRATLDPLLDLKIKTPGGQLVPVSTFARIETGVAPRALNRFQQRHAARVFGGLKPGVTKEEGLRVLEAAAAPLSPLVHLDYAGESRQLRQEGAALTVTLGFAVVLIFLVLAAQFKSFRDPLIVLLGSVPLAISGALVVGFLDLTTINIYSQVGLITLVGLIAKNGILIVEFANQLQAQGCSREAAAREAALTRLRPVLMTSAATVFGHLPLVLATGPGAAARNSIGMVLVTGMTVGTIFTLFVVPVFYSLIAARHETVESSTTPDEVGDEKLTLAGVES; this is translated from the coding sequence ATGCACCCCGAGTCCGCCAGACCGTCGTTCACCAATCTGTTCATCACGCATCCCGTGTTGGCGATCGTCGTCAATCTCGTGATCCTGATCGTGGGCTGGCGGGCGCTGATCGCCTTGCCGGTGCAACAGTATCCCACCATCGAGAACTCGGAGGTGGTCATTAAGACCCTCTACTATGGCGCGAGCGCCGAGACGGTGCAGGGCTTTGTCAGCACGCCGATCGAACGGGCCGTATCTTCCATCAGCGGCGTCGATTATGTGGAGTCGACCAGCCGGGCCGGCGTCAGCACGGTGACCGTCCATCTGAAGTTGAACCACAGCAGCACGGCGGCGCTGGCCGAGGTGACGGCGCGGCTTCAGCAGGTACGTTCGGAACTGCCGCCGGAAGCCGAGCCGCCGACGATCGACGTCCAACGGGCGGATCGGCCGTATGCGTCCTTCTATTTGAGTTTCAGCTCGCATGAACGCACGGTGCCGGCAATCACTGATTGGCTGTTGCGCACGTTGCAGCCTCAGCTTGCGACGTTGCCCGGCGTCCAGCGGGTCACCTTCGAGGGCGAGCGGCAGATCGCCATGCGGGTGTGGATCGATCCCGATCGTCTCGCCTCGTTCAACCTCTCGCCCGGCGACGTGCAGAGCGCGCTCCGACGCAACAATTACTTGGCCGCCGTCGGACGGACCAAGGGCAATCTCGTGCAGATCAACCTGCTCGCCGACACCGACTTGCGCTCGGCAGCCGAGTTTGAGGACCTGGTCGTGGCCGATCGGGCCGGCGCCATCGTCAGACTCAAAGACGTGGCCGGGATCGAGCGCGACGCCGAGGAAGCCGTCATGGTGGCGAAGTACGACGAGACCGAGGGGGTCTATCTCGGAATCTGGCCCGTGCCGGGCGTCAACGAAATCGACGTCGGGCGCCGGTTGCGCGAGGAAGTCGAGCGTATCCGTCCCACTTTGCCTCCCGACATCGACATGAAGTTGGTGTGGGACGCCACCATGTTCATTCGCAACGCGCTGGCGGAGATCACCAAGACCCTGTCTGAGACGATCCTGATCGTCGCCGTGGTCGTGTTCGTCTTTCTGGGATCGGTGCGCACGGCGCTCGTGCCGCTCGTCGCCATGCCGGTGTCGCTGATCGGCGCGGCGGCGTTCATGGCCCTGTTCGGCTTCAGCCTCAACCTCTTGACGTTGCTCGCCATCGTGCTGGCCGTCGGCTTGGTGGTGGATGACGCGATCGTCGTCGTGGAGAACGTCGAGCGGCACGTGCGAATGGGACGGTCGCGAAAGGAGGCGGCCTACGCTGCCGCGCGCGAACTGGTCGGCCCCATCGTGGCGATGACGATCACGCTCGCCACGGTATACGCGCCGATCGGCTTTCAAGGCGGTCTGAGCGGGTCGCTGTTTCTGGAGTTTGCCATCACCCTGGCGGTGGCCGTGGTCTTGTCGGGGGTGGTCGCGGTGACGCTGTCGCCGGTGATGAGCGCCTGGTCCGTGCGCCCGCAGGGCCGGGAGGGGCTGTTGGCTCGACTGGTCGATCGGGCGTTTGCGTCTCTCCGCCGGACCTATGGGCGTCTCCTCGACGGCGCGTTGGCCATGCGGTGGAGCATCGTGGCCTCGGCGTTGCTGGTGACGGCGGCGGCCTGGCCACTGTTTTTCTTTTCTCGCCAGGAGCTGGCTCCGGTGGAGGATCAAAGTCACATCAGCCTGTTTTTCGAGGCGGCGCCCGATTCCACCGTCGCCGCGACCAACCGTGCGCACCTGGATGTCGTGCGGGCGATCGCCGCCATTCCGGAAACGGACTACACCTGGGCGCTCACCACGGCGTGGGGCGGTTTTGGGGGCATCGTCACCAAGGATTGGCGCGAGCGGGCTCGCTCGACGGAAGAAATGTACGACGACGTGTACGGCGCGGTCTCACAGGTGCCGGGATTGCGGGTGTTCCCTCGGCTCGATCCCCCGCTGCCGACGCCGGGACAGTACGACGTCGAACTGGTGCTGCAAAGCGAGGGGTCGGCGGAAACGATGCTGGAGGCCGTGGCCGAGGTGCTCAGCGCCGCGTGGCGGAGCGGAAAATTCCTCTACGCGGACACCGATCTCAAAATCGACCTGCCCCAGGCGCGCGCCGTTCTGGACCGCGAGCGGATCGCCGACCTGGGGCTTGATCTGGCGGCGGTCGGACGAGAGCTGGGCACGTTGCTGGGCGGCGCCTATGTGAACCGGTTCAATTACTTTGACCGCAGCTACAAGGTCATCCCGCAGATCGGAGACAAGGACCGCGCGACCCTCGACCCGCTGCTCGACCTGAAGATCAAAACGCCGGGCGGGCAGTTGGTGCCGGTATCGACCTTCGCGCGCATCGAAACCGGCGTCGCCCCGCGAGCCTTGAATCGATTTCAGCAACGCCACGCCGCCCGCGTGTTCGGCGGGCTCAAGCCCGGCGTCACCAAAGAAGAGGGCCTTCGCGTGCTCGAAGCCGCGGCGGCGCCGCTGAGCCCGCTCGTTCACTTGGATTACGCCGGAGAATCCAGGCAACTGCGTCAGGAGGGAGCCGCCCTCACCGTCACCCTGGGCTTCGCGGTCGTCTTGATTTTCCTGGTGCTGGCCGCGCAGTTCAAAAGCTTCCGCGATCCGTTGATCGTCCTGCTCGGTTCGGTCCCACTGGCCATCTCCGGCGCGCTGGTGGTCGGTTTTCTGGATTTGACGACGATCAATATCTATTCGCAAGTCGGACTGATTACGCTCGTCGGGTTGATCGCCAAGAACGGCATCCTCATCGTGGAGTTCGCCAATCAGTTGCAGGCGCAAGGATGTTCGCGCGAGGCGGCGGCGCGCGAGGCGGCACTGACGAGGCTGAGGCCCGTGTTGATGACCTCGGCGGCCACGGTCTTCGGTCATCTCCCGCTGGTGCTGGCGACGGGACCGGGCGCGGCCGCCCGCAACAGCATCGGGATGGTGTTGGTGACGGGCATGACGGTCGGCACGATCTTTACCCTGTTCGTCGTGCCGGTCTTTTACTCGTTGATCGCGGCGCGGCATGAGACGGTCGAATCAAGCACGACGCCGGATGAGGTCGGTGATGAGAAGCTGACGTTGGCGGGGGTCGAGAGCTAG
- a CDS encoding helix-turn-helix domain-containing protein, with product MRRSSNRRRGDVTIAPIKTPRDYDRALARIDQLMEAKPGTKAGDELDVLTTLVEAYEAKHHAIYPPDPIDAIRFRMDQLGMTRKDLESVLGGRGRVSEILTKKRNLSLEMIRRLHRTLHIPLESLIGTAA from the coding sequence ATGCGACGATCATCTAACAGACGAAGGGGCGACGTGACCATTGCTCCGATCAAAACGCCCCGCGACTACGACCGGGCATTGGCCCGTATCGACCAACTGATGGAGGCGAAGCCGGGCACGAAGGCCGGCGATGAGCTGGACGTGCTCACGACGCTCGTCGAGGCGTACGAGGCCAAGCATCACGCAATTTATCCTCCCGACCCGATCGATGCGATCAGATTTCGGATGGATCAACTCGGCATGACGCGGAAGGATTTGGAATCGGTGTTGGGCGGGCGCGGACGTGTGTCGGAAATCCTGACGAAGAAGCGAAATCTCTCGCTTGAGATGATTCGCCGGCTCCACCGCACGTTACACATCCCCCTGGAAAGCCTCATCGGCACCGCCGCTTAG